Proteins from a genomic interval of Pirellulales bacterium:
- a CDS encoding type II toxin-antitoxin system Phd/YefM family antitoxin, which translates to MKTASMGEVKSQFSAFVKACESAPVVVTRNGKPVAVLVGIEDDDEIERVLMANSPRLQAILAKSRQSIREGRGISRDELWKEFGQDRNAKASRKVKAKRRPKSIDGG; encoded by the coding sequence ATGAAGACTGCTTCGATGGGCGAGGTGAAGTCGCAATTTAGCGCATTCGTTAAGGCCTGTGAATCCGCGCCAGTCGTAGTGACACGCAATGGCAAGCCAGTCGCCGTCCTAGTGGGAATCGAGGACGACGATGAGATCGAGCGGGTCTTAATGGCAAACTCACCGCGATTGCAAGCGATTCTCGCCAAGTCACGGCAGTCCATCCGCGAGGGCCGAGGGATATCGCGTGACGAATTGTGGAAAGAATTCGGCCAAGACCGAAATGCGAAAGCTAGTAGGAAAGTGAAAGCGAAGCGCCGCCCGAAGAGCATCGACGGCGGTTAA
- a CDS encoding type II toxin-antitoxin system RelE/ParE family toxin → MAKPPYELKFGHEIRAHLKAIDAKYHALILQTIDEQLEFEPNVETRNRKPLRTPAAFSAHWEIRLGPQNRFRVLYGVDEEERTVHVLAIGEKRRNRLIVGGEEIEL, encoded by the coding sequence ATGGCGAAGCCGCCTTATGAGTTGAAATTTGGCCATGAGATCCGCGCGCATCTCAAGGCCATCGATGCCAAGTATCACGCGCTGATCTTACAGACGATCGATGAACAACTCGAATTCGAACCGAATGTCGAAACCCGGAATCGCAAACCCTTGCGGACCCCGGCAGCATTTTCGGCGCACTGGGAAATTCGCCTTGGACCGCAAAACCGTTTCCGTGTGCTTTACGGCGTCGATGAGGAAGAGCGCACGGTCCACGTTTTGGCCATTGGCGAGAAACGGAGAAATCGCCTAATCGTTGGCGGAGAGGAGATTGAACTATGA
- a CDS encoding sulfatase translates to MTMIHAIAAFTAVVFWCVPAFADDAAPPNIVLVFADDLGYGDLGCYGAQGYRTPNLDRLAKEGVRFTDFYVAQAVCSASRAALLTGCYSNRVGILGALGPKDRHGINDDETTLAELLKGRGYATAIYGKWHLGHHPQFLPTRHGFDEYFGLPYSNDMWPKHPETRAFPDLPLIEGEKPIELNPDQSRLTTWYAEHAVRFIERHRERPFFVYLAHNMPHVPLFVSDKFRGKTPRGLFGDVIEEVDWSVGRVLETLARLKLDERTLVIFTSDNGPWLSYGDHAGSAGPLREGKGTSFDGGVREPCLMRWPGKIPAGTVCREPAMTIDLLPTLARLAGASVPDDRIIDGLDIWPLISAQPGAKSPHDALYFYWGGELQGVRSGRWKLHLPHAYRSLAAGGGHGGLPAKYEQRRIELSLFDLESDPGETKNVAAEHPEEVRRLKALADRARDDLGDTATGQKGKNRRPAGQLRSGSDGVGKQNG, encoded by the coding sequence ATGACGATGATCCATGCGATCGCCGCGTTTACGGCCGTTGTCTTTTGGTGCGTGCCGGCGTTTGCCGACGACGCGGCGCCGCCCAATATCGTGCTCGTCTTCGCCGACGATCTTGGCTACGGCGACCTCGGTTGTTATGGGGCACAAGGCTACCGCACGCCCAACCTCGACCGGCTGGCAAAAGAAGGCGTTCGCTTCACCGATTTCTATGTGGCTCAGGCGGTCTGCTCGGCATCGCGGGCGGCGCTGTTGACCGGCTGCTACTCGAACCGCGTCGGCATCCTTGGCGCGCTGGGGCCGAAAGACCGGCACGGCATCAACGACGACGAGACGACCCTGGCCGAGCTGCTCAAGGGCCGCGGCTACGCGACGGCCATCTACGGCAAGTGGCATCTCGGCCATCATCCGCAGTTTCTGCCCACGCGGCACGGCTTTGACGAATACTTCGGGCTGCCCTACTCGAACGATATGTGGCCCAAGCATCCCGAAACGAGGGCCTTCCCCGACCTGCCGCTCATCGAAGGCGAAAAGCCGATCGAGCTCAATCCCGACCAGAGCCGGCTCACCACCTGGTACGCCGAGCACGCGGTGCGCTTTATCGAGCGGCATCGCGAGCGGCCGTTCTTCGTCTACCTGGCTCACAACATGCCGCACGTGCCGCTCTTCGTTTCCGACAAGTTCCGCGGCAAGACGCCGCGCGGGCTGTTTGGCGACGTGATCGAGGAGGTCGACTGGTCGGTGGGGCGGGTGCTGGAAACGCTGGCGCGTCTGAAACTCGACGAGCGGACGCTGGTGATCTTCACGTCCGACAACGGCCCGTGGCTGAGCTACGGCGACCATGCCGGTTCGGCCGGCCCCTTGCGCGAGGGCAAAGGCACCTCGTTCGACGGCGGCGTGCGCGAGCCGTGCTTGATGCGGTGGCCGGGCAAGATTCCCGCCGGCACCGTTTGCCGCGAACCGGCCATGACCATCGACCTGCTGCCCACGCTGGCCCGGCTGGCCGGCGCGAGCGTACCCGACGATCGCATCATCGATGGCTTGGACATCTGGCCGCTGATTTCGGCACAGCCCGGCGCCAAGAGTCCGCACGACGCGCTCTATTTCTACTGGGGCGGCGAGCTACAAGGCGTCCGCAGCGGTCGCTGGAAGCTGCACCTGCCTCACGCCTACCGCAGTCTTGCGGCCGGCGGCGGCCACGGCGGCCTGCCCGCGAAGTACGAGCAGCGACGCATCGAGCTGTCGTTGTTCGACCTTGAGAGCGATCCGGGCGAAACCAAGAACGTCGCTGCCGAGCATCCCGAAGAAGTCCGCCGGCTGAAGGCGTTGGCCGACCGGGCGCGCGACGATCTGGGCGACACGGCCACCGGGCAGAAAGGCAAAAATCGTCGCCCTGCCGGGCAGCTCCGTAGCGGCTCTGACGGTGTCGGCAAGCAAAACGGTTAG